DNA sequence from the Cucurbita pepo subsp. pepo cultivar mu-cu-16 chromosome LG06, ASM280686v2, whole genome shotgun sequence genome:
ACAAATGGCTGGCATGTGAATTACGAGGTTATGcctttattataaatggtTAGTTTTACTTTCGGATCGTTTAGCTTAATGAAGCCTACCTCGAGTCCCTAAGCTTTACTACACAAAACATCAATCTGAAGCTTTTAAGTCAGCATCACCCCATCCTCTGAGTCttctatcaaaattaaaaattgaaagtgcAATCAAAGTTTTAACTGTCATACAAGAAAATAAGCGTGTAGCACATATCTCCTGATTTGAAAACAAGCTAACTGTTGCATGGTTTATAGCTCCTCTCTCAAACCTATCTTTTCATAGCTCCCCATCTGCTTCCTCATCATCGTCATTCAGCTGAACACTGCTTTACACAAACAAGGTGGCAACTGTTTATTACGTATTGAAACTATAAGATTTCACAAATCTGCCAAAATGGTCAAATGACGAAAAGGGAAACGTAATCTAAAACAGTGGCTATGGTTTTCGTCTCTATCACAAATAGGAACCGCCATCTAGACACTGAGGTAGGTTAAATTCATAGGTCACTGTTATATAAAAAGTACTTTaggttaaatattattattttagatgtTCTAAAAATAACGCTTGTTCTGCTGTCTAAATCCACCAATActtattttgaaatcaataATCGAAAGAGGTAGTTAAAGCCCCCTTTGATAAACATTTAGTTTTAGGTTTTTTGAACACTAAGCTTATAAACTCACTTTCACCTAttagttcatttattttgttatccACTTTCTACCATCGTTTTCAAAAACCAAGCTAGGTCTTGAAAACTAGAAAGGGAACAAACCAAGCTAGGCCttagaattcaaatatttcttttaagaaatgtGAAAACCATAGTATTGAAATTAAGAGGgaacaaacataaatttaaaaaacagaactaaaaacaaattcattatCCAATAGACCTAAGAGAACTATTTTGATGGAGCAGTTAAGTACTACAATAACTAATTCTATAATCAGTGCAGAATGAACATTTTCATCACAAGATCAACTTCATAGTCAAATTAACACttgaaattgatataaaaGCACTTTTCAGAGGTTCACGAACAGCAAATTAAGAGTTACCTCGCCTTGCTGCAATGCCTGCTCAAATCATGGCATAGTACTTTGCTAACAGCACCTGGTCTGACAGATCCTTTCTTAATCAACTCTGCCAACTGCAGGTTCATCAATATCAAGAAATTGCTTAGATCTGTTGAGaggggaaaaagaaataaaagaaaaagaaattattcaTAGGCAAACATGTCAACTTACATCATCTTCTGTTTCCTCTAATAATCTGTTTCGATAATAAACAACAACATTAGATTGGGAAAATCATAAATCTAAATGAACCAGCTTAATTATAATCGCTGAATAATCATCACAAAATACAGTCTCACCTCCCACAATAAGTTGATATATCTTTTGAATAAGCCCGAGCTTCTTGTTTATCTGTTACAATGAAAGCAAATAAATGTTTGCATTATAACAAACAagcaaaaataatttcatatgcAAACGCAGCAAGCTATAAATATCAGTCATCTACAAGAAAGTGAATTTGGAGCATGACCAAGATCTAAATAAATTCAGTCCAGGCCACTTGTGATTCTTGTTATGCATCAAGTGCACGATAGTTAGCTATCAAACATTCAACAACTGGCGTAAAAGTTTCAAGTGTCAATTTCAGTAGccaaaacacacacacacaacaacaacaataacaaaagtaacaaataaacaaataaacaaacaacaaaaacaaaaacaaaagaaacatagGTTTATTGAGTAGGAACTCATTGAAAAATAGAAGCTCAAATTTGCCACAAACTTGTCAAGTTGTCCCAGTCATCCACTTTGATCCACTGTTTTCCAGTTGAATCTGTCTGCACCAAGAACAGATGAAACAATTATCTCACAAAATAAGCCCCCCGACTGTCAGAAATTAACCAATCTTCTAGAGTCCAATCCAACTAAGATCAAATAGTTAATTTCAAAGAGAAGTACCTTCTCGATAGTGTAATCTTGCATCTTTTCACAAAGCCCGTCCAGGAGTTCAACAACTCTTAGCTCACTGACCCTGCAGAAATTTAAGCTTACAATTTACAAATATGAAAACTGTAACTAAGAATAATCAGTTTTAATAACCTTTAACACGTAAAGAGTTCTTTAATATTTACCacattaaaatcataaattgaACTATACGTCTGTATCTCAACAATAAAGTAAGacttcaaaataattcaagcAATTAAAATCAGAACTATTGCGACTCTTTATCCGGTAATGAAATTGTACAAGAAAATTTTGCTTCATATTAATAACAGTCTCTGTTCTGCGTAATTGATACTGCGCGACTATTTGGAATTTTAACAGTATCGATATCACCTTCTTCATTTACCGGCCTTTCTACAAGCTACTCTTCCCCCCATAGATGTCGGCCCAACATATATTACTACTGAACTATTTAAACAGTTCATCAATCCATTATCACCACTGCATTTTGTTACATATTAATAAGAAATGTTCTAAACGCGCCAAGGGAAAAAGAGCAGCCTGAAAATCGGGAGGTTGGTGTTTTACCTGTAGTCAATCACCTTCCCCTTACGCTGACCTTTAGAATCCAACCGATGTCTCATATCTAAATGATTCCTCGGTTTTTCCTAGTTAAACATGTAATTACTTTTTGGTTATTGGAGCCCCACTATAACACTTAGAAACCGTCTAAAACTGTGGTTGAATTTTTCTATAGAAAGGAACATCGCCTTACATTGGAAAGTCCACGTTCTATCTCTTCCTGCGAACAATAATTACGGAAGTTAGGTCCCCTTTCGTATATCTACTAGTTAGCATTAGCGATGCTAAGCGGGATTACGACCAATTCAGCATTAGCAAGAGAAATTACTTAAACAtccaataagaaaatgaagttatccaccaaagaaaaggaacaCATACAACTAAGTTGAAACCAAACTATAAGACAATGCAACAGAGAAGGATGACTAGAAAGTAAAAACCAATccaaaaacagtaaaagacaGTGATCAGATTCAGGCACGCGCCACATAAAAATATGCAAAACGATGAAGGACTTTCCCGATTCGGAgaccaaacaaaaaagaaaaaagacaacaacaaaaataatccAAAGGGGAACAGAGAATTGttaagaacaagaacttaCGGCAACGGCATTGCAAGCGGCGCATTTGTCATCAATGCAATTGACAACACCGAAGTAGATCACCATTAACAATAGAACCCACGCGTTGGATTTCATCGTCGTTTACGCTTGGTCCGATCCAAGTCCTGATTTTCACCTCTCTCCGATCTCCTCCAGAGCTTCTCCAAACATTTGCTAATCTGAAATGACAACAAAACGAAGCAAGAAAATGGCGGTCTCCTTGACGAATCTATGGGCTTGACTCAAGAAGTACAGGCCCGAGTCTAAATTGCAGTCTTCCACTTACAGGCCTTCAGCCCATTGAGGTCCAAATAGTGCCCATAATGGGACTCGGATAATGGCCCATCGATAGAAGTATTGCAATTATCCCCAACTTTTCAGGCGATGGTCATCGATCTCTACGTCATCCAAACTCTAATTCTAACGcaaatttacatttttggTGCACCATGCCATTGTATTGATCTCTACCTGAGGCAGGCGAtggttatttatatttcacttttttaCAAAACAAATTGACACGGTTGTTGTGCTTCTGACATGGTCGTAATTGAGAAGGTATCAGAGCGATTGGATAATAGGATTCACCTTGAAGACGAATAGACGAAATAATGGATATAAGCTATCCTTAACTCAATTTGTTCTTTAGAGTTGGGAGCAGAAATGGATTTGAAAGAATTTCAGAGTTGCTTTGCTGGTTACATCTTCAAAATATTGTCTTTCATAACAAATGCAAGGAATATTTCGCCAATTTGGCTTCTGTTTACAACAGCTAGAATAACTCATCAATCTGCCTTTCTTAAGTATCATCTATTCGAGGCAACATATTGTGGGCGTGCAAATGCATGCGCGATCTTGCATCTAACTTGCCCCCAAAAGAGAACCAAGAGAAgcgtgttttctttttcaaagcatgtcatcaacatagacAATGTCtgaaataaatacataaaccACCACCACAACATACAAAAATATGACCATCCAGCTCATGTTCTTCCAAGCCATAAAAGCAGATAAAATGGCACACGGCTAATTATAATGAACAAGTCAAAGTGGGGGAAAACAAGAGAATCGATTCAAATGTAAACTCAAACAGGATCTCTGATGCTTAAAAAGCTCTCCAATTGTCGGAGCTTTTCTTCGGACTTTGACTCTCTGATGAGACTTTAAACGGGCCAGAGGTACCAAATGGATCTGTATCATCAAAAGAGAAGGCGCCATGGCCGTGGCCAAAATCTCTGGAGCTGTCAATGGAGTCAAACCTGGCGTGCCTCTGGTTACTCTGGCCGAAGTCCATGCTACTACTCATAGAATCAAACCTTGAGAACTTCTCTTGATTGTGGCCAAAATCTCGAGAACTGCTTATTGAATCGAACCTCGTGAACTTCTCACGTTGCGGAGAAAAGCTGCCATCCTGCATGCTGAAAGAATCAAACCTGGAGGAATGGTCAAAGAAGTGATCCCCCACATCGCTGTAACGAGGGGAAGAGTTGCCGAATCTAGAGAGGGGAGTGGGAGGGACAGAATCATCAAAAAATGGGCTTTTTCTCTGAAAGAAGCTATCTGCATTCGGGGATCCTGTTTTGACGGAGCTAGTATCAAAATCACTGTTTCCAAAGAAATCTCTGTGCTTTTCAGAGTCTGGCTCCTGTGTGATCGCatcaaataaaaagagagaagtaAGTGTTTTGTGGCATGGCTGAAATCCCATATGCAATCAACTTGACACTGGAATTGGAGAGAACATCATGGACAACCATGATCTCAAATTGAGCAATAACAGAACTACGTGTAAAATCAGCAACCCAGACACTCGGCAGGTTAAAAGCATCCGTCATAATGACTCTTCTGCATGTAACCTTTACAATTAAATCAGTACGTTCCCcattataaattttctaaagCCAAACTGGCAATCTCATCCCGACTAGATGGAGGAAAGTACAATTAACACTCGAGTTATTTTCAATGACTATCTACCAATCAACTATTGATCGAAAGTTCATCTACCAGGATTAAACATCTAAAATTCTTCAGCAACATAACTTATCAGATAACTGTCTATTTTGAACAATATCCCATCATCTTAGAAATTACCACCCAGGATGCAGAATGAGTCCTAAAAACAGATCTAACATGGCTATACTTCGGTGCCCACAGCACCCTTAATTTTGGAAGGGGAGGACCAGTAGGCATATCTCTACCACAATTTAccttttaaaatgaaaaaaagctGAACTACTTCTAAGTCATACCATGTTCCACATCATTGCTTTTACTAAATTGAAATACAAGGGCATGCATGCAATTCTCGGAGAACAGATGGGAACATGAAAAGACCAAGAGCATGTTCATGAACAAATTTTATTCTCTCcgtctccctctctctctctctctctctctttttttacttAGGCATTCAAGCTTCAAGAGGTCTCCTCTGGAAAATTATAGCCAATGAGACAATTTTTGCTATTTATCCTTCTTACACGCTTAAAAAAGAAGACTCTCTCTATAAATCGTTGAATGATGTTTTAAGTTTTCATAATGTTCATCagtgaaatattttaatatatgaaacAAACTGTaaacagaaataaaaatactatatCCACAGTACTTTCAAAtgcaagagagaaaaaatcttTAATGATTATACTCgagatctttttcttttgaaaaaaatagttttctaTAATAAACCCAAATAGAACTCTAGATCTACCAAACCCAGAAAGGCAacataaaaaatctaattttcaaGCTCACCTTGGTATTAACTGGTTTTATTCCCCAAACTGAGTCCACATCATCATTATTGTCAAATGCGCCCCAAGCGGACTCATTAAAACTTCTGAGgccataaaaaaaacatagaaccaaaaaataaataagaccAATGAATGGAAGAGCTGCATGAAGTTAcaagtataaaaaaatatgagttCGTTATTACCTATATGCTTCCGGACTCTTTTCATAACCTGCATCTGAAAATTCATGAGAAGGGCTTTCGAGAGATGTCTTTGCAGCAGGACTGCCATATGGACTTTTAGCTAATTCATCTTCACTGTGACTATACACAGAATCACTCTCAAGGCCATGATTGATGGTACTCAAGGAGTTCCCTGTTTTCTCATTGGCATTTGACGATGAATCAGGAGTCGAATTATAATCTGCTAGACCCTTTTCTCCCTGACTTTCTGACATTTTTGGTTTTGAGGCAGAAACACCTTTTGTATCGAAGTTAAGATCATTGGAAAATCCTGAAAGGTATATTAATTAACTGATATCAACAAAACATATGATGTATTTCCATCAAATTACCAGTCAAAGTATGCCGGCAATGAATTGAGACCAAAAACTGCAACATTGCAAGTGCAGAGAAGCAAATAACTTGTCAAGAACCACTTGTATaccttcatcttcaaatttatcCCATTCTTCATCCCAAATAGCTGCATCATCCGGAATTCCAGGTTGCCAACCTAACAAATCCATCATGAAAAGTGTCATTAATGGAAACCAAATACATCAAGTCACTTCAGACGTGAACGGATCATATCATGCCACAAATGATGTACAATCTGTACAGGAACAAAATGTACCAAACATTTCGTagacaacttttaaaaaaaaaaataataataaagagaagATCCTTGAAAGGAAGTGATatgattaaaagaaatattggAATCTAGATAGAAGATGCAAAAGTACAAATCCCAGGCTAATGTGAGGCTAATACCTACTGGAAGCTCGATTATAGCAGCCGATTTAACATCAAATCCATGTTTCTTACAACGTTCAGTTAAAGCCTTTATGAGCTCCTCAATATCAGATTGTATTCGATCAGCTCGGACCTGAAGAGGCAGAAAAGAATCAGTGTCGGACAACTGCACAGGATAGCCGTTGGCAAACTGAAGCACGCAGCTATCTAGAAAAATCAGACCTGGAGGATACCATCAGCACTTCCTCCTTGTTCTATATTAATAATTGCTTGATGCAACTCTGTCTTCCTTTCCTGGAAGAATGTCAAATAATAGGGGAATGTAAAACCACAAATGAAACAATAAAACTCTAATGCGGCTAAGGTCAAGATTTGTTTCCTGAAGGGTAAGCATATGGCCATGTGGCTTAAAATGATCATTTTCCCCAGCCTGCATCTTTTCTGGTTATCAAGCAATGTaaacttttatgattttctttcattGATTAGATGCACGTGCACCCAATAAACTCtccctaaaaaaaagttgcataTTGTAAACTCAAACTTCATGAAATTTGTGTATTTAATTAAGTTCGGTTAACATGCctataaatgaataatattgATTGATTGTATGCGCTAACTTTTTGTATTAAGTCCATTTAAATGCATCATATGTACTTCCTTATTTTCCGCAAAATCACATATACACTAACATAGACAAAATATCCTTATATCAAGAATATCCTTATATCAAGAATTGATAAATAAAGGAACTTGAAATAATATGAggtaaaaaaatatccttatatCAAGAATTGATAAATAAAGGAACTTGAAAANATAAGACCAATGAATGGAAGAGCTGCATGAAGTTAcaagtataaaaaaatatgagttCGTTATTACCTATATGCTTCCGGACTCTTTTCATAACCTGCATCTGAAAATTCATGAGAAGGGCTTTCGAGAGATGTCTTTGCAGCAGGACTGCCATATGGACTTTTAGCTAATTCATCTTCACTGTGACTATACACAGAATCACTCTCAAGGCCATGATTGATGGTACTCAAGGAGTTCCCTGTTTTCTCATTGGCATTTGACGATGAATCAGGAGTCGAATTATAATCTGCTAGACCCTTTTCTCCCTGACTTTCTGACATTTTTGGTTTTGAGGCAGAAACACCTTTTGTATCGAAGTTAAGATCATTGGAAAATCCTGAAAGGTATATTAATTAACTGATATCAACAAAACATATGATGTATTTCCATCAAATTACCAGTCAAAGTATGCCGGCAATGAATTGAGACCAAAAACTGCAACATTGCAAGTGCAGAGAAGCAAATAACTTGTCAAGAACCACTTGTATaccttcatcttcaaatttatcCCATTCTTCATCCCAAATAGCTGCATCATCCGGAATTCCAGGTTGCCAACCTAACAAATCCATCATGAAAAGTGTCATTAATGGAAACCAAATACATCAAGTCACTTCAGACGTGAACGGATCATATCATGCCACAAATGATGTACAATCTGTACAGGAACAAAATGTACCAAACATTTCGTagacaacttttaaaaaaaaaaataataataaagagaagATCCTTGAAAGGAAGTGATatgattaaaagaaatattggAATCTAGATAGAAGATGCAAAAGTACAAATCCCAGGCTAATGTGAGGCTAATACCTACTGGAAGCTCGATTATAGCAGCCGATTTAACATCAAATCCATGTTTCTTACAACGTTCAGTTAAAGCCTTTATGAGCTCCTCAATATCAGATTGTATTCGATCAGCTCGGACCTGAAGAGGCAGAAAAGAATCAGTGTCGGACAACTGCACAGGATAGCCGTTGGCAAACTGAAGCACGCAGCTATCTAGAAAAATCAGACCTGGAGGATACCATCAGCACTTCCTCCTTGTTCTATATTAATAATTGCTTGATGCAACTCTGTCTTCCTTTCCTGGAAGAATGTCAAATAATAGGGGAATGTAAAACCACAAATGAAACAATAAAACTCTAATGCGGCTAAGGTCAAGATTTGTTTCCTGAAGGGTAAGCATATGGCCATGTGGCTTAAAATGATCATTTTCCCCAGCCTGCATCTTTTCTGGTTATCAAGCAATGTaaacttttatgattttctttcattGATTAGATGCACGTGCACCCAATAAACTCtccctaaaaaaaagttgcataTTGTAAACTCAAACTTCATGAAATTTGTGTATTTAATTAAGTTCGGTTAACATGCctataaatgaataatattgATTGATTGTATGCGCTAACTTTTTGTATTAAGTCCATTTAAATGCATCATATGTACTTCCTTATTTTCCGCAAAATCACATATACACTAACATAGACAAAATATCCTTATATCAAGAATATCCTTATATCAAGAATTGATAAATAAAGGAACTTGAAATAATATGAggtaaaaaaatatccttatatcaagaattgataaataaaggaacttgaaaacaaaataaagtggCCTCCTTtgacttgtttttttaattgtttactttaagaatgagaataatttaaaagagaactgtaatttacttttaaataggACAAACAGTGGTTTATGAATATGGTAAGTGATCCACTGCAGCTATTCTATTAACTACCAATAATATACTGCattcaaattctcatttttcatcaaTTAAACGATTAGTATCAATGATGAATACTAGCAACTTCCAGTAtaccaagaaaaataaaaagagataGCTGGATAAGGATAATGAATCAAGATAAAGAAACTTTCTGATTAACCACTGAATATTGACAGCCACGATACAATTAACCAGCCAGCTCTAGTAGATGCAATAAAAAGGTTGGAGAAGAAGCAGATGAATTCAGGTACAAAATCAAAGTACAGTTTTAAGAGGTGGATTTTTACTTGAACATCACGATATTTTGCTTCTTCAATGGTTAACTTAGATGCTATTTCAGCCACTTGCTTGTACTTCTCTTCATATTTCTTTCCTAAGGATTCTGCCTGCAATTTatcctaaaagaaaaagaaaaagaaaaagaaaaagaaaaaagaaaaaaaaagaaaaataatgatagCAGAAAGGTCAAAGAGTCTGAGTGTGTTGGCTCTTTGTTTGCGCGGTCGCTTGCCGTTCTTCCCTCCAACCCTCTAGGGCATACCACACACCAACACTGCGCCATCTCCATCTCCCAATTCCATGTTTTTCCTCAATTTCcttctcaatctctctctgctATCGATTCCAGCTCTTCCTTAGCAGCTGCTCTCTCGCGGGCTCACACTCACGGTTTTGTATCTGTACGTTTCTTCTAATCCTTTGGTTTTTTGACCTTTTTGTTACCCTCTCGTGTTGTTTTGTGgggttttaatgtttttatctCGATCTTCCTCTCATTCGTCTCGCTAATTNTCTAGCcactctttttaaaaaaaaaaaaaaaaaaaatgaataaccgagctttcattgaaaaaatgaaaaaaaatacatgggTGCACAATAATAAAACCCGAAAACAGGAGAAAAAAAGATCTATTAAGTCCAAGTTAGAACTTGAGCACCCTCAATGCGAGTATAAGTCTCCATCTCTGAATCAAGTCATCAATTGGAATCAAGCCCAAATTAGAAGGTCGTATAGAGTATGTTCAAGTGGGATCCTATGGTTGGTTCAACAATTaaaactccaaaataaaaagaagccCATAGCCTAACAGAGCATGCTGTTAATTTGTCTCTGTTCAGGGAGTCAGATTCAAGTTGGAACATGGTAGAGAAATAGAGGTTTGAAAAGACTGATTGACTTCTTGACACAAAACAAAGAGACATCCAGGTGTTGTGGACTCCAGGAAGAATGCCCGGGACCTTAGATTTAGAAGGATCCTCAATGATAGCGAAGCAGTTGAATGGGCAACTTGATGTAGGGGCTGCTTGTAGTTATTGTCTTAAACAAAGAGACTGatatttggtttgtttggttAAGTTGGTTGGTTTACTGTGGGGTTAAACCTAGTTGTTTTACACCTATAAATTGTCCCTTTGGCtattgtatttaaatataCGTTTCTTTGGATAAAATCTTggagtattttttatacatCACAGCTCTAAAAGATATTTTGATGGGAGTTAAAAACCCATTTCTGATGCTGATGGCAGAACTTGAGCATGAGATAAAACAGGGAGTTTTTTCAGTAAATCAATATATGGTCCCCTCATGAATAATGTGGAGATTATTCCCAGGCCCATTACTAAATTTTTAAGGAGTCCTAAAATACCCAAAAAGTGAAAGGTTTCATCTAAATAGTATTTGTTAGAGTGATAAAACCAGAAAAAACACCCTATCCCTAATGCAACCTCCCTCCGAACTGGCCTATTTTATGCAAAGATTGGATTGAAGATTAGAATCATCTCCCTTTTCATTGCGCTTTCGCACGATATACTTGGCAGACTGATTAATTTTGCTTCGAATGTCAGAGTGCTGCCTCCCTAGCATCATTGACTCATCTTGGTTCAATTGGCTCAATTCAGAAATTCAAGGTCAAAGCCGGAGTTTTGTGGATCAAAAGTCAGTTAGCAATTTTTTGCCAATTTAGTgcagaagaaacaaaattttctaaaatatctgCAGCGATGGATATACGGTcggacaatattttcttctaataaaaaaaataaataaaaatcttcaACGTTCCTGAACTgcaatttaattcaattaatactggcaaagaaaaatgaaggaaatgaCATATCAACATGCTCAAAGTAGTTTTCATTGCACCAAACATGGGAATGTCAAGTGGATTGGGTGGTTCATGACTGTCAGTCATAGATAGGTGCTTAGAAAGGgagtatttattaaatcaaatttattcaGAAACTtacatcttttaaaattaagtgaTTAGATCTAGTTGTGAACTCATACAGAGCTAATGACTACTATACAATTAAACCTGCTCTAGCCTATGAGTAACCATTATTGGCACacaatataaagaaaaaaaaaatgtgtaaatTTGTAGAAGTAAACTAATACTAGGAATTGCGTATTGAACACATACTATTAAGAAACTGAAAGCAAAGAGCAACAAAGAGTACTTACAATTTCCTGCATCATCGTGCGATAgaatttaatcttttcttttgagtcCAAAATAACATTCGCTGTCTCTCCAACCTATCAA
Encoded proteins:
- the LOC111797118 gene encoding protein canopy-1-like codes for the protein MKSNAWVLLLMVIYFGVVNCIDDKCAACNAVAEEIERGLSNEKPRNHLDMRHRLDSKGQRKGKVIDYRVSELRVVELLDGLCEKMQDYTIEKTDSTGKQWIKVDDWDNLTNKQEARAYSKDISTYCGRLLEETEDDLAELIKKGSVRPGAVSKVLCHDLSRHCSKASVQLNDDDEEADGEL
- the LOC111797362 gene encoding uncharacterized protein LOC111797362 translates to MDQFDAFFRRADLDGDGRISGAEAVAFFQGSNLPKNVLAQIWMHADQRKTGFLGRLEFYNALRLVTVAQSKRELTPEIVKAALYGPAAAKIPPPKIDLSAVSATQSISVTAASPPQMSMPAPTAPQNFGFRGQGVPNVGVNPQYVSAQPNPSMRLPQGTPGGVASNTQLVIAASESSGGGNVLGSNLSNPNGWLTPGGGPAAGPRGVSPSVPSPATSLSPALMTSQPMPNNTAPAATGNGFASKSAFGADMFSVTPSPPRPESSGLNNAANNGTGPPAIVAGSSVSQPLSKHNSMESLQSAFVSRPISDSQLQLSQTSLEPSKEVRATSPSPLISSGITTGARNSTSENTQLTWPKMKPTDVQKYTKVFMEVDTDRDGRITGEQARNLFLSWRLPREVLKQVWDLSDQDNDSMLSLREFCFALYLMERYREGRPLPAVLPNNLMFDETLLSMTGQSNIVHPNAAWGPRPGFGQQQPQVTARSMAPTVGLRPPTNVLASKVDGAKLSNEQKSRASVLQDSFLVDSEKGQQNSASLNAQDATAASGKMVGETANVILDSKEKIKFYRTMMQEIDKLQAESLGKKYEEKYKQVAEIASKLTIEEAKYRDVQERKTELHQAIINIEQGGSADGILQVRADRIQSDIEELIKALTERCKKHGFDVKSAAIIELPVGWQPGIPDDAAIWDEEWDKFEDEGFSNDLNFDTKGVSASKPKMSESQGEKGLADYNSTPDSSSNANEKTGNSLSTINHGLESDSVYSHSEDELAKSPYGSPAAKTSLESPSHEFSDAGYEKSPEAYSVYFTLLDNQKRCRLGKMIILSHMAICLPFRKQILTLAALEFYCFICGFTFPYYLTFFQERKTELHQAIINIEQGGSADGILQVRADRIQSDIEELIKALTERCKKHGFDVKSAAIIELPVGWQPGIPDDAAIWDEEWDKFEDEGFSNDLNFDTKGVSASKPKMSESQGEKGLADYNSTPDSSSNANEKTGNSLSTINHGLESDSVYSHSEDELAKSPYGSPAAKTSLESPSHEFSDAGYEKSPEAYRSFNESAWGAFDNNDDVDSVWGIKPVNTKEPDSEKHRDFFGNSDFDTSSVKTGSPNADSFFQRKSPFFDDSVPPTPLSRFGNSSPRYSDVGDHFFDHSSRFDSFSMQDGSFSPQREKFTRFDSISSSRDFGHNQEKFSRFDSMSSSMDFGQSNQRHARFDSIDSSRDFGHGHGAFSFDDTDPFGTSGPFKVSSESQSPKKSSDNWRAF